One Streptobacillus felis genomic window carries:
- a CDS encoding MFS transporter: MLNPKIISSVIMIIIILFLVYFLTKKYKLTKKQIIIFWILVLFWSSVSIIRAYRKAYAIDIVEIGGLGLDIAIATQITAAYGLISFILRLPLFFISDLLDRKRIFIQLGMIFMMIASILVYFKPGYTTLYISSMSMGACASMLAIFNVIFSETFSKEQAAVSTSILATAPLLAEFIAAPIQYIGTSGDIKNYSLLWLLSTIIAFITLILTSFITDIEHKKIPFSITKVKNVLNNKAFIYICVIAFMQSFVKFATSGPNMIVYNKGIGMQPLLLAYNDVMFAAPQLIASILVGTYLIKKYNIERILQIGIISTIMFYILVILNNNPKIVFLSYIFNGFGYGLIYTSIISITLQYFDKEYRNISMGIFQAFFSAGIYFGDSIHKSIYTYLPNGLLNIESNKTIFIIAIITSTITISLCQISIFLKRTK; the protein is encoded by the coding sequence ATGTTAAATCCAAAAATTATTTCTTCAGTAATTATGATTATTATTATATTATTTTTAGTCTATTTTTTAACGAAGAAATATAAGTTAACAAAAAAACAAATTATTATATTCTGGATACTAGTATTATTCTGGTCTAGTGTTAGTATAATAAGAGCTTATAGAAAGGCTTATGCTATAGATATCGTTGAAATAGGAGGACTAGGATTAGATATAGCTATTGCAACCCAAATTACAGCAGCATATGGATTAATAAGTTTTATACTAAGACTTCCACTATTTTTCATAAGTGATTTATTAGATAGAAAGAGAATTTTTATTCAACTTGGTATGATATTTATGATGATAGCTTCAATCCTAGTTTACTTTAAACCAGGATATACAACTTTATATATTTCATCTATGTCTATGGGTGCCTGTGCTTCAATGCTAGCAATATTTAATGTAATATTTTCAGAAACATTTTCTAAGGAACAGGCTGCAGTATCTACATCTATACTTGCAACAGCCCCTTTACTTGCTGAATTTATAGCTGCTCCTATACAATATATAGGAACATCTGGTGATATAAAAAATTATTCATTATTATGGTTATTATCAACTATTATTGCATTTATTACTTTAATATTAACTTCATTTATTACAGATATAGAACATAAAAAAATACCTTTTTCTATAACTAAGGTAAAAAATGTATTAAATAATAAAGCTTTTATATATATTTGTGTAATTGCATTTATGCAATCTTTTGTAAAATTTGCAACTAGTGGACCAAATATGATAGTTTACAATAAAGGTATAGGTATGCAGCCATTATTACTTGCATATAACGATGTAATGTTTGCAGCTCCTCAACTAATTGCAAGTATACTAGTTGGAACATATTTAATAAAAAAATATAATATAGAAAGAATTTTACAAATTGGTATTATTTCAACTATAATGTTTTATATCTTAGTAATATTAAATAATAATCCAAAAATAGTATTTTTATCATATATATTTAATGGATTTGGATACGGACTAATATATACTTCTATAATATCAATTACATTACAATATTTTGACAAAGAATATAGAAATATTAGTATGGGAATATTCCAAGCATTCTTTTCTGCAGGTATATATTTTGGTGATAGTATACATAAATCAATATACACTTATTTACCAAATGGATTATTAAATATAGAATCTAATAAAACTATTTTTATTATTGCTATTATTACATCTACTATAACTATATCATTATGTCAAATAAGTATATTTTTAAAACGAACTAAATAA
- a CDS encoding Nif3-like dinuclear metal center hexameric protein, which produces MINLSKLVKEFEEMFPRELAEEWDNVGLLVGDIRKKINKVMVCLDITKEVVDFAVKENVDLIISHHPFIFKGQKKILQDTIIGSKIIDIIKNDIAVYSAHTNVDAAKGGLNEYILHKMKLEGEILDGDLIALRRFNLKEKTTIEEIITKIKVSLNIENVRLSRANDNRLVKKIAVTTGAGDSFIPLIRGKVDLFITGDLKHHISLDMGEENLHLLDIDHYGSEKMVVDLFEEKIRQIDESLEILKFDSKEVFEYL; this is translated from the coding sequence ATGATAAACTTATCTAAATTAGTTAAGGAATTTGAAGAAATGTTTCCTAGAGAACTGGCTGAAGAATGGGACAACGTTGGACTTTTAGTTGGAGATATTAGAAAAAAAATTAATAAAGTAATGGTTTGTTTAGATATAACTAAAGAAGTTGTTGATTTTGCAGTTAAAGAAAATGTAGATTTAATTATTTCTCATCATCCATTCATATTTAAAGGACAAAAGAAAATATTACAAGATACTATTATAGGATCTAAGATTATAGATATAATTAAAAATGATATAGCAGTATATTCAGCACATACTAATGTTGATGCTGCTAAAGGTGGCTTAAATGAATATATTTTACACAAAATGAAATTAGAGGGTGAAATATTAGATGGAGATTTAATAGCTCTTAGAAGATTTAATTTAAAAGAAAAGACTACTATAGAAGAAATAATTACTAAAATAAAAGTAAGTTTAAATATAGAAAATGTAAGATTAAGTAGAGCTAATGATAATAGATTGGTTAAAAAAATTGCAGTAACAACAGGAGCTGGAGATTCGTTTATTCCATTAATTAGAGGGAAAGTTGATTTGTTTATAACTGGAGATTTAAAACACCATATTTCACTTGATATGGGTGAAGAAAATCTACATTTATTAGATATAGATCACTATGGTAGTGAGAAAATGGTAGTAGATTTATTTGAAGAAAAAATTAGACAAATAGATGAAAGTTTAGAAATTTTAAAATTTGATTCAAAAGAAGTATTTGAATATTTATAA
- the hemW gene encoding radical SAM family heme chaperone HemW, translated as MKNITGIYLHIPFCNKRCHYCDFHVFVNMNDKIEKYVDYLIKEINLYPKFKYDTIYFGGGTPSLLNEFQIKRILDSLDKTGDVEITLELNPSDMDIKRLRKIREAGINRLSIGVQSFNDEMLKFMNRDHSSDKAIETYNNARSVGFDNISLDLIFSVPGQDMPMLENDLVKFLELSPEHLSIYSLIWEEGTNFTRRLEKGELRAVDEDLEADMFLKIQEKLNENNYEHYEISSFCKKGRESKHNIKYWDNTEYVGVGVNATSFYDGKRFAKVKSLSKYYKLIDQNIIPIEEKTIEIVDEVELENLKYILGLRMLIKGVEYTYNEKIEKLIKRGLIEKFENRIRLTTEGMLLSNEVFVEFV; from the coding sequence ATGAAGAATATAACAGGAATATATTTACACATACCTTTTTGTAATAAAAGATGTCACTATTGTGATTTTCATGTATTTGTAAATATGAATGATAAAATAGAAAAATATGTTGATTATTTAATTAAGGAAATAAATCTTTATCCTAAATTTAAATATGATACTATATATTTTGGTGGAGGAACTCCTTCACTTTTAAATGAGTTTCAAATTAAAAGAATATTAGATAGTTTAGATAAAACTGGTGATGTAGAAATTACACTAGAATTAAATCCTAGTGATATGGATATAAAAAGATTAAGAAAAATTAGAGAAGCTGGAATCAACAGATTAAGTATAGGAGTACAAAGTTTTAATGATGAAATGCTTAAGTTTATGAATAGAGATCATAGTTCAGATAAAGCAATAGAGACATATAATAATGCAAGAAGTGTTGGATTTGATAATATTTCTTTAGACTTAATATTTTCTGTCCCAGGTCAGGATATGCCTATGCTTGAAAATGATTTAGTAAAATTTTTAGAACTTTCTCCAGAACATCTTTCTATTTATTCTTTAATATGGGAAGAAGGTACTAATTTTACAAGGAGGTTAGAGAAAGGTGAATTAAGAGCTGTAGATGAAGATTTAGAAGCAGATATGTTTTTAAAAATTCAGGAAAAATTAAATGAAAATAATTATGAACATTATGAGATTTCTTCTTTTTGTAAAAAAGGAAGAGAAAGTAAACATAATATTAAATATTGGGATAATACAGAATATGTAGGAGTTGGAGTTAATGCCACTAGCTTCTATGACGGTAAAAGATTTGCAAAAGTAAAATCTTTATCTAAGTATTATAAGCTAATAGATCAAAATATTATACCTATAGAAGAAAAAACTATAGAAATAGTAGATGAAGTTGAACTTGAAAACTTAAAGTACATACTTGGTTTAAGAATGCTAATAAAGGGTGTAGAGTACACATATAATGAAAAAATTGAAAAATTAATAAAAAGAGGGTTAATAGAAAAATTTGAAAATAGAATTAGACTTACTACAGAGGGTATGCTTTTATCTAATGAAGTATTTGTTGAATTTGTATAA
- a CDS encoding DMT family transporter, whose product MENKKRYYLGILFVLLSAIGFSSLQMIVKMLPNVSVASKLFYRNVIITIITYILMKLRGVSCKIEKSEWPLLTARVIFGILGVIISFYTLTYILLADSTTIQKLSSFIVLIFSYFFFNEKFTKIQFMALVFSFIGVILIVKPGSSSFSFGYILAILGAFCSASAYTCIRAIGLRKKVDPLLTVFYFSLASTIFSFPFVIVNGINFDLRTMLLLIGIGIFGSIGQFGITFAYNFAPAKEISVFEYSQVIISSILGFVFLSEVPDKFSIMGYIIIILVGIFMYKYNLNREIKNDK is encoded by the coding sequence GTGGAAAATAAAAAAAGATATTATTTAGGTATATTATTTGTATTACTATCAGCGATAGGTTTTTCAAGCTTACAAATGATAGTTAAAATGTTACCAAATGTTTCAGTAGCTAGTAAATTATTTTATAGAAATGTAATAATTACTATAATAACATATATTTTAATGAAGTTAAGAGGTGTTAGTTGTAAGATTGAAAAAAGTGAATGGCCATTACTTACAGCAAGGGTTATTTTTGGTATACTAGGTGTAATAATCAGTTTTTATACACTTACATATATATTACTTGCAGATTCAACAACTATACAGAAATTATCTTCTTTTATAGTCCTAATATTCTCATATTTTTTCTTTAATGAAAAATTTACTAAAATACAATTCATGGCCCTAGTATTTTCATTTATAGGAGTAATACTAATAGTTAAACCTGGTAGTTCAAGTTTTTCCTTTGGATATATACTTGCTATACTAGGTGCATTTTGTTCTGCATCTGCTTATACTTGTATAAGAGCAATAGGATTAAGAAAAAAAGTAGATCCTTTACTTACAGTTTTCTACTTTTCTTTAGCTAGTACAATATTTTCATTTCCATTTGTTATAGTTAATGGAATTAATTTTGATTTAAGAACTATGTTACTTTTAATAGGTATAGGAATTTTTGGATCTATAGGTCAATTTGGAATCACTTTTGCATATAATTTTGCGCCAGCTAAAGAAATTTCAGTTTTTGAATATTCTCAAGTAATAATTTCATCTATTTTAGGATTTGTATTTTTATCTGAAGTTCCAGATAAATTTAGTATAATGGGATATATAATTATAATACTTGTTGGTATATTCATGTATAAATATAATTTAAATAGGGAGATAAAAAATGATAAATAA
- a CDS encoding ABC transporter ATP-binding protein has product MINKMLWDRRWRLLLIFILNIVVFLFIILPLDYLGSIVDGVNNKTMGVDEIKYKVILMLVMGIAYYIIQGVYEYFTFISYDESLLEIQKQILDKVLKQNPEILQKISVGEIMSRLTGDVEEYISPFLSWGIYCFTKGILGVIMIFIFILFKIDLVFVILINIPYLIATYIIVAQKEKYDKLYKEMTNNFDDVSDKTLESIKGVRIVRSYNMFSKLREEFKEKILKYASSNLQYNLRGIYSHGLNILAVGFSYFVLIIYGYYQYSRGNITFGTIISVSLVMFLMPWPYTVFASFFLSKFDLNLGVNRVNDILNLEDSKLINEKGKDLKFSEKIEFKNFAFSYEGNKNVLNNINLVINKGETLGIVGKTGSGKTTFIKQLLRFYESTKGIYIDGLPIEEYKLKSLRSNIGYSPQEYFIFSKTIKENVLFNRELEDKLDYALEVADLNKDIVGFKDGIDTLVGENGVSLSGGQKQRLSIARAIINNPEILIFDDSLSALDIKTEKNIIKRLNENRKGKTNIIVSHRISSVINADNIIILSDGIIEDMGKHEELLLTSKWYRELYEYQNKKEVEDEE; this is encoded by the coding sequence ATGATAAATAAAATGTTATGGGATAGAAGGTGGAGATTGTTACTTATATTTATTTTAAATATAGTAGTATTTCTATTTATAATCTTACCTTTGGATTATTTAGGCTCTATTGTCGATGGTGTTAATAATAAGACTATGGGTGTAGATGAAATAAAATATAAGGTAATACTTATGTTAGTAATGGGTATAGCCTACTATATCATACAAGGAGTGTATGAATATTTTACTTTTATAAGTTATGATGAGAGTTTGTTGGAAATTCAAAAGCAAATATTAGATAAGGTTTTAAAACAAAATCCAGAAATTTTACAAAAAATAAGTGTTGGAGAAATAATGAGTAGACTTACTGGAGATGTAGAAGAATATATTTCACCTTTTTTATCTTGGGGAATATACTGTTTTACTAAGGGTATTTTAGGTGTAATAATGATATTTATTTTTATATTGTTTAAGATAGATTTAGTCTTTGTTATACTAATTAATATACCTTATCTAATTGCAACATATATTATTGTAGCTCAAAAAGAAAAATATGATAAGTTATATAAAGAAATGACTAATAACTTTGATGATGTGTCAGATAAAACTTTAGAAAGCATTAAGGGTGTAAGAATAGTTAGATCATATAATATGTTTTCAAAATTAAGAGAAGAGTTTAAAGAAAAAATATTAAAATATGCAAGTTCAAATTTACAGTACAATTTAAGAGGTATTTACTCTCACGGATTAAATATACTTGCAGTTGGATTTTCATATTTTGTTTTAATTATATATGGTTATTATCAATATAGTCGTGGTAACATTACTTTTGGAACTATAATTTCAGTATCACTTGTAATGTTTTTAATGCCATGGCCATATACAGTTTTTGCAAGCTTTTTCTTGTCTAAGTTTGATTTAAATTTAGGTGTAAATAGGGTTAATGATATTCTTAATCTAGAAGATAGTAAATTAATAAATGAAAAAGGTAAGGATTTAAAATTTTCAGAAAAAATAGAATTTAAGAATTTTGCTTTTTCATATGAAGGTAATAAAAATGTACTTAATAACATTAACCTAGTTATAAATAAAGGGGAAACTTTAGGTATAGTTGGAAAAACTGGTAGTGGAAAAACAACTTTTATAAAACAACTTTTAAGATTTTATGAAAGTACTAAAGGCATATATATAGATGGATTACCTATAGAAGAATATAAATTAAAATCACTAAGATCAAATATAGGATATTCACCTCAAGAATATTTCATTTTTTCTAAAACTATAAAAGAAAATGTTCTATTTAATAGAGAACTAGAAGATAAATTGGATTATGCATTAGAAGTTGCAGATTTAAATAAAGATATAGTAGGATTTAAAGATGGAATAGATACTCTAGTTGGAGAAAATGGAGTTTCATTATCTGGAGGACAAAAACAAAGATTATCTATTGCAAGAGCTATAATTAATAATCCAGAAATATTAATATTTGATGATTCTTTATCAGCTCTAGATATTAAGACAGAGAAAAATATAATAAAAAGATTAAATGAAAATAGAAAAGGTAAAACTAATATCATAGTTTCTCATAGAATAAGTAGTGTAATAAATGCTGATAATATAATAATACTTTCTGATGGTATTATTGAGGATATGGGAAAACATGAAGAACTATTACTTACTTCTAAATGGTATAGAGAACTTTATGAATACCAAAATAAGAAGGAGGTAGAAGATGAAGAATAA
- a CDS encoding ABC transporter ATP-binding protein — MKNKNYLFDFFKFTIKAKKEYVLGIIALLLGMIFEVSAIKLIAKAFDENNNKLELNKAFNFAIGIAIVYIIFKILEAILLVYRKKMLQIAANIVYTNVQILVYDHVQNLPIKYFDDMPAGSVLSKITSDVRSIKHFFAETLLSTVVVLAQLVIIYTVMLYINWKLSLILLIYLPIIVIIQKYNKNLTYDYVTNMRKDNSKCNGIANEMIQNLEIVAAFNNENALLEDWEKPAKSRYRNGKFVTLLEVFIMHNAFDFLTRLMQLTIIFYFIYSTTYNLNLITAGDTLVFIFYISNIVNGLTNLTANLSLYSKARGSAKNISELLELNVESKKGLIIPDDIYGDISFEDVCFAYEDEKYVLKDINIDIKENQTVAFVGHTGSGKSTIMNLLVKFYENQKGKIKVSGIDIKDIDTYTLRDNIAIVLQDSFLFEGTIAENISSDMEVSRKCLEMIGAKYLIDERGLDGKVLQDGSNFSTGEKQLISFARALAKEPKILILDEATANVDSKTEQIIQHGIEVLKKNRTTLIIAHRLSTIRNADNIIILYKGEIVESGIHNDLIKLNGLYAKMLELNNSK, encoded by the coding sequence ATGAAGAATAAAAATTATTTATTTGATTTTTTTAAATTTACTATAAAAGCAAAAAAAGAATATGTTCTAGGAATAATTGCTCTTCTATTAGGTATGATATTTGAAGTTTCAGCAATAAAGTTAATTGCTAAGGCTTTTGATGAAAATAATAATAAATTAGAATTAAATAAAGCTTTTAATTTCGCTATAGGTATAGCAATAGTTTATATAATTTTTAAAATATTAGAAGCTATTTTACTTGTTTACAGAAAGAAAATGTTACAAATTGCAGCGAATATAGTCTATACTAATGTTCAAATTTTAGTATATGATCATGTTCAAAATCTACCTATTAAATATTTTGATGATATGCCTGCAGGATCTGTTTTATCAAAAATAACATCTGATGTTAGATCTATTAAACATTTCTTTGCAGAAACACTTTTATCTACAGTAGTTGTATTGGCACAACTAGTAATAATTTATACTGTAATGCTATATATCAATTGGAAGTTATCATTAATTTTATTAATATACCTTCCTATTATAGTTATTATACAAAAATATAATAAAAATCTTACATATGATTATGTAACTAATATGAGAAAAGATAATTCAAAATGTAATGGTATTGCAAATGAAATGATACAAAATTTAGAAATAGTTGCAGCATTTAATAACGAAAATGCTTTATTAGAGGATTGGGAAAAACCAGCAAAAAGTAGATATAGAAATGGTAAGTTTGTTACTTTATTAGAAGTATTCATAATGCATAATGCTTTTGATTTTTTAACAAGACTTATGCAACTTACAATAATATTTTACTTCATATATTCAACAACATATAATCTAAATTTAATTACTGCTGGAGATACTTTGGTATTTATTTTCTATATCTCTAATATAGTAAATGGACTTACAAATTTAACTGCTAATTTATCTCTTTATTCTAAGGCAAGAGGATCTGCTAAAAACATTTCTGAGTTATTAGAATTAAATGTTGAATCAAAAAAAGGATTGATAATTCCAGATGATATTTATGGGGATATTTCATTTGAAGACGTATGTTTTGCATATGAAGATGAAAAATATGTTTTAAAAGATATAAATATAGATATAAAAGAAAACCAAACAGTTGCATTTGTTGGTCATACTGGTAGTGGGAAATCAACTATAATGAATCTCTTAGTTAAATTCTATGAAAATCAAAAAGGTAAAATAAAAGTTTCTGGTATAGATATCAAAGATATAGATACTTATACTCTAAGGGATAATATTGCTATAGTTTTACAAGATTCCTTCTTGTTTGAAGGTACTATAGCTGAAAATATTTCAAGTGATATGGAAGTTTCTAGAAAATGTTTAGAAATGATAGGTGCAAAATACCTAATAGATGAAAGAGGACTAGATGGTAAAGTTTTACAAGATGGAAGTAATTTCTCTACTGGAGAAAAACAATTAATATCTTTTGCAAGAGCTTTAGCTAAAGAACCTAAAATACTTATACTAGATGAGGCAACTGCAAATGTTGATAGTAAAACTGAACAAATTATACAACATGGTATAGAAGTTCTTAAGAAAAATAGGACAACATTAATAATTGCACATAGATTATCAACTATAAGAAATGCTGATAATATAATAATATTATATAAGGGTGAAATAGTAGAAAGTGGAATACATAATGATTTAATCAAATTAAACGGTCTTTATGCTAAAATGCTTGAATTAAATAACTCAAAATAG
- a CDS encoding thioredoxin family protein, translated as MATFKEYLRFTDEMEYMDKQIRLLGEVNLSEDQQEELEEVDKEINLLVFAHPKCPDCSIVIAVLEAMRRFIPSMNVDYRKRSEDKELLLQYSPEGKIPTLFIVDGIKVTRIFSEYPENLKELIQNSEEEKEKFHKGMFNEEIYKQILGYLR; from the coding sequence ATGGCTACATTCAAAGAATATTTAAGATTTACTGATGAAATGGAATATATGGATAAACAAATTAGACTTTTAGGTGAAGTAAATTTATCTGAGGATCAACAAGAAGAATTAGAAGAAGTTGATAAAGAAATTAATTTATTAGTTTTTGCACATCCTAAGTGTCCTGATTGTTCTATAGTTATAGCTGTTTTAGAGGCAATGAGAAGATTCATTCCTAGTATGAATGTTGACTATAGAAAAAGAAGTGAGGATAAGGAATTACTACTTCAATATTCGCCAGAAGGTAAAATACCTACTCTATTTATAGTTGATGGTATAAAGGTTACTAGAATTTTTTCTGAATATCCAGAAAATTTAAAAGAATTAATACAAAATAGTGAAGAAGAAAAAGAAAAATTTCATAAAGGTATGTTTAATGAAGAAATATACAAACAAATTCTTGGTTATTTAAGATAG
- the polA gene encoding DNA polymerase I, which yields MKKILVLDTSAIMYRSHFALMNFRNSNGEPVGAILGFIRQLELALTYFSPDYIIAAKDVKRAELKRREIYSEYKENRSGMPDELVGQLDAIDGVLDGYGIPIIKIPSYEADDVISSIAKKYSKDFEVVVLTGDKDLAQLINENTSIALLGKKEDNEPYKMVKNDEDVIEYLGVKSNQIRDLFGLIGDSSDGIPGVAGIGPKTGAKLIAEYDNLDNIYANIDNIKGAVQKKLIASKDIAYISRDLATVFDDLDLDLNIEDAKVKEKDFDKLSEIYLKYELRKEYEKLIENKPKEELLINEVKYDNLSDFINKLNTYNSEVSIYLGEEGIAFYNNKEVHYTFNLDEGIDNLFVKSVSVRDIDSDLKVCVYSAKEWKSLGVNFTNYFDVLLASFTLGTDRSQKIETMAFDKLGISIEELDKKVINKLEPSKLYEYKKNRLIKITYSLFKLKDVFVDLLEKENQVNMYNEEKDFTDVLIYMEKQGIAIDSKYFEKYSLELEDKIKDIEEKIYAESGERFNISSPKQLGEILFEKMEIEAVKKNKTGYSTDAEVLELLRDRGIKIAELILEYREFVKLKSTYVEPLLKLETNGRIHTTYNQTGTATGRLSSSNPNLQNIPTRTEEGSKIREGFVASKGMKLLSFDYSQIELRVLAEISKDENLINAYKNNLDLHELTARKLFMLKDDEVVSKVQRNIAKVINFSVLYGKTSFGLSKELKITVQDAKLYIDTYFKEYPKVRILLDDIIEKAQNDGYVETLFGTRRYVYDINSSNVNVKEQAKRMAVNTVIQGTAANIIKKVMKEIFDKLCNEDFKMLLQVHDELIFEVREDLDYAEKIRNIMENTIKFENVILKVNGSEGNNWAILK from the coding sequence ATGAAGAAAATATTAGTATTAGATACTAGTGCGATTATGTATAGATCACATTTTGCTCTTATGAATTTTAGAAATTCAAATGGAGAACCAGTGGGAGCTATATTAGGATTTATTAGACAATTAGAACTTGCATTAACATATTTTTCACCTGATTATATCATTGCAGCTAAAGATGTTAAAAGAGCAGAACTTAAAAGACGTGAAATATATTCAGAGTATAAGGAAAATAGAAGTGGTATGCCAGATGAATTAGTAGGACAACTTGATGCTATAGATGGTGTTTTAGATGGCTATGGTATACCTATAATAAAAATACCTAGCTATGAAGCTGACGATGTAATTTCTTCAATTGCCAAAAAATATTCAAAAGACTTTGAAGTTGTAGTTCTTACAGGAGATAAGGATTTAGCACAATTAATTAATGAAAATACTTCTATAGCATTACTTGGAAAAAAAGAAGATAATGAGCCATATAAAATGGTTAAAAATGATGAAGATGTAATAGAATATTTAGGGGTAAAATCAAACCAGATAAGGGATTTATTTGGCCTTATAGGTGATAGTAGTGATGGTATACCAGGTGTAGCAGGTATAGGGCCTAAAACAGGTGCTAAACTTATAGCTGAATATGATAATCTAGATAATATTTATGCAAATATAGATAATATTAAGGGTGCTGTACAAAAGAAACTTATAGCTTCTAAAGATATAGCATATATAAGTAGAGATTTAGCAACTGTATTTGATGATTTAGATTTAGATTTAAATATAGAAGATGCTAAAGTTAAAGAAAAAGACTTTGATAAATTATCTGAGATATATTTAAAATATGAGCTTAGAAAAGAATATGAAAAATTAATAGAGAATAAACCTAAAGAAGAACTTTTAATTAATGAAGTTAAATATGATAATCTTTCAGATTTTATTAATAAGTTAAATACATATAACTCAGAAGTTTCTATTTACCTAGGAGAAGAAGGTATAGCTTTCTATAATAATAAAGAGGTACATTATACTTTTAATTTAGATGAAGGTATAGATAATCTATTTGTTAAAAGTGTTAGTGTAAGAGATATAGATAGTGATTTAAAAGTATGTGTTTATTCAGCTAAGGAATGGAAGAGTTTAGGAGTAAACTTCACAAACTATTTTGATGTCTTGCTTGCAAGTTTTACATTGGGAACAGATAGATCACAAAAAATTGAAACTATGGCATTTGATAAATTGGGTATATCTATAGAAGAATTAGATAAAAAGGTAATTAATAAATTAGAACCAAGCAAGCTATATGAGTACAAAAAAAATAGGTTAATTAAAATTACTTACTCTTTATTTAAACTAAAAGATGTATTTGTAGATTTACTTGAAAAAGAAAATCAAGTTAATATGTATAATGAAGAAAAAGACTTTACGGATGTTTTAATATATATGGAAAAACAAGGTATAGCTATAGATTCTAAATATTTTGAAAAATATAGTTTAGAATTAGAAGATAAGATAAAAGATATAGAGGAAAAAATATATGCAGAAAGTGGAGAAAGATTTAATATATCATCTCCTAAACAATTAGGTGAAATCCTTTTTGAAAAAATGGAAATAGAGGCTGTTAAAAAGAATAAAACAGGATATTCAACTGATGCTGAAGTATTAGAATTATTAAGAGATAGGGGAATAAAAATTGCAGAATTAATACTAGAATATAGGGAGTTTGTTAAATTAAAATCTACATATGTGGAACCTCTTTTAAAATTAGAAACTAATGGAAGAATACATACAACATATAATCAGACAGGGACTGCAACAGGAAGACTTTCATCTAGTAATCCTAATTTACAAAATATACCTACTAGAACTGAAGAAGGTTCTAAAATAAGGGAAGGTTTTGTAGCTTCAAAGGGGATGAAGCTTTTATCATTTGATTATTCTCAAATAGAATTAAGAGTATTGGCAGAAATATCAAAAGATGAAAATTTAATAAATGCATATAAAAATAATTTGGATTTACATGAATTAACTGCAAGAAAATTATTCATGTTAAAAGATGATGAAGTTGTAAGTAAAGTACAAAGAAATATAGCAAAAGTAATTAATTTCTCTGTTCTTTATGGAAAGACTTCTTTTGGTTTATCTAAGGAATTAAAAATTACAGTTCAAGATGCAAAATTATACATAGATACATATTTTAAGGAATATCCAAAAGTTAGAATATTACTTGATGATATTATTGAAAAAGCACAAAATGATGGATATGTAGAAACTTTATTTGGTACAAGAAGATATGTATATGATATTAATTCATCTAATGTAAATGTTAAAGAACAAGCTAAAAGAATGGCTGTTAACACAGTGATACAAGGTACAGCAGCTAATATTATTAAAAAAGTAATGAAAGAAATATTTGACAAGTTATGTAATGAAGATTTTAAAATGTTACTACAAGTACATGATGAATTAATTTTTGAAGTAAGGGAAGATTTAGACTATGCTGAAAAAATTAGAAATATTATGGAAAATACTATTAAATTTGAAAATGTAATATTAAAAGTTAATGGTAGTGAAGGTAATAATTGGGCTATTTTAAAATAA